The nucleotide window AACTCACTAGACAAGGAATTGGTTGTTGCAAAGCCCCAGAACAcgtggggatttttttttcctcaccctGCTTGGGAGGATGggagcttttgttttccctgacaGAAGTACAGTTGCTGCCAAGGGAAACACACCCAAAGACCAACAGTAACCCAGCCTTccctctgcttctttttttcttccctcgctgctgcacagctccctcACACCAGAaccttgctgctgcctcacctgaggattcagagctgcctccaggccCTTCCAGGACAAGTCCAGGTCCTCAAGAGCATGAGGcttccccagcacctcccaagAAAGTGTCTGCCACCTCCGGACCTCTTGGGGTTTCATCAGCCaggcacacagagatttcaacTCCAGTCTGAGCTCATAATTCCACCAGTTCCTGTGGACCAGCAAAACACTTCTGTGGCCTCTACAGAGATCAGTAGCTGCACATCTCCAGAGCAGCACTTGCCAGCCTACAGCCCATCAGGTAGGGAAAGAGTTTTCTACCCTTGCTTTTCAGAAAGATCACGGAAAATGACCCTTTGAAGTATTTTCCCACAGTGATCTGTCATGAGTACATCTCAAGTGAAAATAAGTAGAGGGTGTCAAGTGTACTAGGAAGGGGAActgtggaaataaaaacaatttctgCCAGCTTTTCCTGTCCTTGCTGTGGATTTGGAGGGTGTTCTAGGCATTTTCCAGACAGCCTCTCTGTAGGGGTACAAGGGCAAGGTGAAAACCATTTGTCCACAACTGCTCAGTGTCAGGGGAACTCCCATATTTCTTTGAATGAAGCCAGACCAGGACCCTGATAGAATACTGCAGATGTTTACAGATTGTCTCTCCTTCCACTAATGCTATTAAATTTCAgtgagctctgtgtgccccagAACAATTGCAGGTGCAGAATACAGCCTCACCCACAAGGCTGCTTTATACAATAAACTCATAGTTAAAGTTTAGCATGCATGTCTGCAGATCTGGGCTCTTCCTGGGTGAATCCACTTTCTGTGGTCTCTTGTGATGAGAAAGTGAGAAGCCACCAAATCCAAAAGCCACTGGGGAGATAGGAAAGGCTGTGATTATAAGGTGGTTTTGTGTAAGTGTAGACCAATTTTACAATCCGTATTATCATATACATACACATTATTtagaataaatacattttccttccaATCCCCCGGGAAGTCAGAACACATTTCTGGAACTGAGGTTGCTGTGTGCTTCCTGTGATGTTTGATCCAAGGCAGCACTAGAGCTCTGCGTCCCAAAGACACATCGGTGAGCCTGACCAATGTGTTTGGATTCTTGCAGCCACCCCAGACATTTCAGCCCCCAGCActccagctggcagcacaggttTTGCAGCATggacagcccccagctggctgtGGAATAGTCCTGGGAAAGAGGAATTGCTGCTGCCAGATCTTGATATGGTGCTTGAGACGCTGGAGGAGATGtttgctccctctgctcaggtaaCTGCATTGGACAGGGAAGAAAGGGACTGGACTGAGAGCTTGTGAATGTTGTTGCAtggctgagaaggaaaagcttcttGAGTTCAGCTGGGAATGGACAGGGGAGGATTTGCTTGCTGGAAGATTTTCacaagaagaagaaatgaaaaaagatgATAGTCCTTAAATGAGGTTGAAAGGTGATGGCCAAGTTTGGGTGCTTGTTTTCCTGGGAAGAATCCCTGGTGCAGGGGCATTTGTGGTGAGGAGGGGGAAGCTTTGTAGGTTCAAAGAGGCTTTGTTTGATGGGAAAGAAGAGTGTTTGGAGAACGGGCACTGAAGGCCAAGTGTCCCGTGCAGGGAGGGG belongs to Haemorhous mexicanus isolate bHaeMex1 chromosome Z, bHaeMex1.pri, whole genome shotgun sequence and includes:
- the LOC132322153 gene encoding uncharacterized protein LOC132322153 isoform X2, with protein sequence MSPVCPTTAAAAEYSRTHKLPHTRTLLLPHLRIQSCLQALPGQVQVLKSMRLPQHLPRKCLPPPDLLGFHQPGTQRFQLQSELIIPPVPVDQQNTSVASTEISSCTSPEQHLPAYSPSATPDISAPSTPAGSTGFAAWTAPSWLWNSPGKEELLLPDLDMVLETLEEMFAPSAQGNSHVAPESSGGEPVDRAAAEGALPGTKSCGNYSQEPKEFVFDRRTVT
- the LOC132322153 gene encoding uncharacterized protein LOC132322153 isoform X1 codes for the protein MSPVCPTTAAAAEYSRTHKLPHTRTLLLPHLRIQSCLQALPGQVQVLKSMRLPQHLPRKCLPPPDLLGFHQPGTQRFQLQSELIIPPVPVDQQNTSVASTEISSCTSPEQHLPAYSPSATPDISAPSTPAGSTGFAAWTAPSWLWNSPGKEELLLPDLDMVLETLEEMFAPSAQGNSHVAPESSGGEPVDRAAAEGALPGTKSCGNYSQEPKEFGKDMSPYWFREV